From Candidatus Cloacimonadota bacterium, one genomic window encodes:
- a CDS encoding DUF1887 family CARF protein — protein MSRYLVSLVGELVIPNLLLIKTLSDCDHYVFLCPRGGEARQQVQRLCAVSHIEAPLVLEMNEFSLENIDTVLKNQLNDPAAEYWVNLTTGSRIMALAAFEHFRKLRSQILYLPPQSNTFQQLWPSHVEQHLPVKHRLDLDSCLQAHGVQVTRKSLQQHSLGQMEAMFAIITQNSNSRFMSRLNRLGSENRGANEEKSLAQLNRKFSQALGISSHEVERPGWLSFIKGAWFEEYMAYWLGRSVGEVFHGVVIERDGVQNELDCAFMHENRLHFVELKASANLGDLNEFLYKLDSLGKDFGLLPRCFLGIADPDVEQGLRHNQHYLRRARIMGIRILTYNQLKPQNIEKSLREALFSNG, from the coding sequence ATGTCCCGATATTTGGTGTCGCTGGTGGGGGAATTGGTGATTCCCAACCTTCTGTTGATCAAGACTTTGAGCGATTGTGACCACTATGTATTCCTCTGCCCCAGGGGCGGGGAGGCGCGGCAACAGGTCCAGCGCCTGTGCGCCGTTTCCCACATCGAAGCACCCCTGGTGCTGGAGATGAACGAATTCAGCCTCGAGAATATCGACACGGTCCTGAAAAACCAGCTGAACGACCCCGCGGCGGAGTATTGGGTGAATCTCACCACCGGTTCCCGGATCATGGCTCTGGCAGCCTTTGAGCACTTCCGGAAACTACGCTCCCAGATACTCTATCTACCGCCGCAGAGCAACACCTTCCAGCAGCTCTGGCCCAGCCACGTGGAACAGCACTTGCCGGTGAAGCACAGGCTGGATTTGGACAGCTGCCTGCAGGCCCACGGCGTGCAGGTTACGCGCAAATCACTGCAGCAGCACAGCCTGGGCCAGATGGAAGCCATGTTCGCCATCATCACCCAAAACTCCAATTCCCGCTTCATGAGCAGGCTGAACCGCCTGGGCTCGGAAAACCGCGGGGCCAATGAAGAGAAAAGCCTGGCCCAGTTGAACCGAAAGTTCAGCCAGGCTTTGGGCATTTCCAGCCACGAAGTTGAAAGACCCGGCTGGCTGTCTTTCATCAAAGGCGCCTGGTTCGAGGAATACATGGCGTACTGGCTGGGCAGAAGCGTGGGTGAGGTCTTTCACGGCGTGGTGATCGAACGGGACGGAGTGCAAAACGAACTTGACTGCGCCTTCATGCACGAGAACCGACTCCATTTCGTGGAACTGAAAGCCTCGGCCAACCTCGGCGACCTCAACGAGTTTCTCTACAAACTGGATTCCCTGGGCAAAGATTTCGGGCTGTTGCCCCGCTGTTTCCTGGGCATCGCCGATCCCGACGTGGAGCAGGGCCTGCGCCACAATCAGCATTACCTGCGCCGGGCCAGAATTATGGGCATCCGGATCCTCACCTACAACCAGCTGAAACCGCAAAACATCGAGAAAAGCCTGCGGGAGGCACTGTTCAGTAACGGATGA
- a CDS encoding FumA C-terminus/TtdB family hydratase beta subunit: protein MIIHELTLPALPAVYSGYKIGDKVLLSGEIYTARDQAHLRLVEMINKAEPLPFDISATAIFYCGPAPVPPGQASGSLGPTTSYRMDPYTIPLLDMGLKVMIGKGERSPEIETAIRQHGALYLVCVGGISALLAQCVVSRETYFWPELGAEAIHRFVVKDLPCYVAIV, encoded by the coding sequence ATGATCATACATGAACTTACCCTCCCCGCCTTACCCGCGGTATACTCCGGTTATAAGATTGGCGACAAGGTCCTGCTCAGCGGTGAGATCTACACCGCCCGGGACCAGGCGCATCTACGCCTGGTGGAAATGATCAACAAAGCTGAGCCGCTTCCCTTCGATATCAGCGCCACCGCCATCTTTTACTGCGGACCGGCTCCGGTTCCTCCAGGCCAGGCGAGCGGCTCGCTCGGGCCCACAACCTCTTACAGAATGGACCCTTACACTATTCCTTTGCTGGATATGGGATTGAAGGTCATGATCGGCAAAGGCGAGCGTTCGCCTGAAATCGAAACCGCCATCCGTCAGCACGGCGCGCTCTATCTGGTCTGTGTGGGCGGCATTTCCGCCCTTCTGGCCCAGTGCGTGGTTTCACGTGAAACATACTTCTGGCCGGAACTGGGTGCCGAGGCGATCCATCGCTTTGTGGTAAAAGACCTTCCCTGTTACGTCGCCATCGTCTGA
- a CDS encoding fumarate hydratase, producing the protein MAVKTVSATQIKAAVISGIGEIFCRPTSETAELLLRALDGEPDEIARDMLAAILQNHQLAARERLPLCQDTGLLIVFAEIGTELLITGGTLEELIGEAAGEAWRKYYLRDSLAAYPGRNSVSDSEARLSGAEPLGTSLPFILHLNQVPGDKLTLHLALKGGGAENCSALRMFLPGATLAEIEDFVVQTVVSAGGKPCPPVFVGVGIGGDFEACAILAKRALMLNEPKDPELELMEARILKRINELGRGVMGFAGSTTALKVSILTRPRHIASLPVAVNLDCHAHRSSTRVI; encoded by the coding sequence ATGGCGGTAAAAACCGTTTCCGCCACTCAGATCAAGGCCGCGGTGATTTCCGGCATTGGGGAAATTTTCTGCCGGCCTACGTCTGAAACAGCTGAGCTTTTGCTCCGGGCCCTGGACGGCGAACCAGATGAGATCGCCCGCGACATGCTGGCCGCCATTCTGCAAAATCACCAGCTCGCCGCGCGGGAGCGACTACCCCTCTGCCAGGATACGGGGTTGCTGATCGTGTTCGCCGAAATCGGCACAGAGCTGCTGATCACGGGTGGGACCCTGGAAGAGTTGATCGGCGAGGCGGCCGGCGAGGCCTGGCGTAAATATTACCTGCGGGATTCCCTCGCCGCGTATCCCGGGCGGAACAGCGTGTCTGACAGTGAAGCCAGGCTTTCCGGAGCAGAACCGCTAGGCACTTCCCTGCCCTTCATTCTGCACCTCAACCAGGTTCCGGGTGACAAACTGACCCTGCACCTGGCCTTGAAAGGTGGCGGCGCGGAAAACTGCAGCGCGCTGAGGATGTTCCTGCCCGGCGCCACCCTGGCGGAGATAGAGGACTTTGTGGTCCAAACGGTTGTTTCGGCCGGAGGAAAACCATGTCCGCCGGTCTTTGTGGGTGTCGGCATCGGAGGTGATTTCGAAGCTTGCGCGATCCTGGCCAAACGGGCTTTAATGCTGAATGAACCCAAAGACCCAGAACTGGAGTTGATGGAAGCGAGGATACTCAAACGCATAAATGAACTTGGCAGGGGGGTGATGGGCTTTGCCGGTTCCACCACCGCCTTGAAAGTTTCCATCCTCACCCGGCCCCGTCACATAGCTTCCCTGCCCGTGGCGGTAAATCTTGACTGCCACGCCCACCGGAGCAGCACCCGGGTGATCTGA
- a CDS encoding DUF58 domain-containing protein, translating into MALLTEETAARLKRYQLQARAIVEGFLVGLHKSPYHGFSVEFSDHREYNSGDPVKNIDWKIVAKTERYYVKRFEEETNLRCHIILDHSRSMFYGSGDSTKIDYACRLAAALAWLMVGQKDAAGLVTFNERITSMLPPKAYRGYLGQIFRVLAELEPKDSTRLLENLHQIASSIRKRSLIILISDLLDDPARVIEGLKHFRSQHHEVLVFHITDLQEDKFSFRQETEFVDSETGEKIVVNPWQIRGEYLSRYSGHINQLKSGCHQYQVEYNPVSTATPLEDLLLRYLLMRKKG; encoded by the coding sequence TTGGCCCTGCTCACAGAGGAGACCGCGGCCCGGCTGAAACGCTATCAGCTGCAGGCCCGGGCGATCGTGGAGGGTTTTTTGGTGGGTTTGCACAAATCCCCCTACCACGGCTTCAGCGTGGAATTTTCCGACCACCGCGAATACAACAGCGGCGATCCCGTGAAAAACATCGACTGGAAGATCGTGGCCAAAACCGAACGCTATTACGTGAAGCGCTTCGAGGAAGAGACAAACCTGCGCTGCCACATCATCCTGGACCATTCCCGCTCCATGTTTTACGGCTCCGGTGACAGCACCAAGATCGACTACGCCTGCCGTCTGGCCGCCGCCCTGGCCTGGCTGATGGTGGGGCAGAAAGACGCCGCCGGATTGGTCACGTTCAACGAGCGGATCACCTCCATGCTGCCGCCCAAGGCATACCGCGGCTATCTGGGCCAGATCTTTCGCGTGCTGGCCGAACTGGAGCCCAAGGATTCCACCCGCCTGCTGGAAAACCTCCACCAGATCGCGTCCTCCATCCGCAAACGCAGCCTCATCATCCTCATCTCGGACCTGCTGGATGACCCCGCCCGCGTGATCGAGGGCCTCAAGCATTTCCGTTCCCAGCATCACGAGGTGCTGGTTTTCCACATCACCGACCTCCAGGAAGACAAATTCAGCTTCCGCCAGGAAACCGAATTCGTGGACAGCGAGACCGGTGAAAAGATCGTGGTCAACCCCTGGCAGATCAGGGGCGAATATTTGTCCCGCTATTCCGGCCATATCAACCAGCTCAAATCCGGCTGTCACCAATATCAGGTGGAATACAACCCTGTAAGCACTGCCACCCCGCTGGAAGACCTGCTTCTGAGATACCTCCTGATGCGTAAAAAGGGATGA
- a CDS encoding 1-acyl-sn-glycerol-3-phosphate acyltransferase, with the protein MIRTLHTVWHSFILARFFVRSFFIRLIARNPIKRRWLEIKNTTLTSRRFLRAFNVKLKIRNPERLQELKDQNYLLVGNHASFLDIFVLGAVENFVFITSVDMSETPVVGDVIRKAGCLYTDRKKKVSLPDEIRRFSETLRAGFKLVLFPEQRGTDGSQVKEFRRSLFQVAVDAACTVVPVCIRYLRLDGSPVTDKNRSVICWYKGVNFLKYYWNLMARRLEAEICFLDPVEYDPQRNRGELAELVYERVRDTFNSYDTQLSS; encoded by the coding sequence ATGATCAGGACCCTGCACACTGTCTGGCACAGCTTTATTCTGGCCAGATTCTTCGTGCGGTCTTTCTTTATCCGGCTGATTGCCCGGAACCCGATCAAACGCCGCTGGCTGGAGATCAAAAACACCACCCTCACCTCCAGGCGATTTCTGCGCGCGTTCAACGTGAAGCTGAAGATCAGAAATCCCGAGCGCCTGCAGGAGCTGAAGGACCAGAACTATCTGTTGGTGGGCAATCACGCTTCTTTTTTGGACATCTTTGTGCTGGGCGCCGTGGAAAACTTTGTGTTCATCACTTCGGTGGACATGAGCGAAACCCCGGTGGTGGGCGATGTGATCCGCAAAGCCGGCTGCCTCTATACCGACCGCAAAAAGAAGGTGAGCCTGCCCGACGAGATCAGGCGCTTTTCCGAAACTCTGCGCGCTGGCTTCAAACTGGTGCTGTTCCCCGAACAGCGGGGCACCGACGGCTCCCAGGTGAAGGAATTCCGCCGCTCGCTGTTCCAGGTGGCCGTGGACGCCGCCTGCACGGTGGTGCCAGTCTGCATCCGCTATCTGCGCCTGGATGGCTCTCCGGTCACGGATAAGAACCGTTCCGTGATCTGCTGGTACAAAGGCGTGAATTTTTTGAAGTATTACTGGAACCTGATGGCGCGCCGGCTAGAGGCTGAGATCTGCTTTCTGGACCCGGTGGAATACGATCCCCAGCGAAACCGCGGCGAACTGGCGGAGCTCGTCTATGAGAGGGTTCGCGACACTTTCAACAGCTACGACACCCAACTTTCATCATAA
- a CDS encoding metallophosphoesterase, with protein MNPVTAGWRGWGKAVFPTLLFLLLLGPVAALSPYNALGDTLTLIQLPLLNVPAIHIPGETLTITCIAPPSTTGWQVWLRHKHKSVNLELLSSQYLNTPDRWELQAVVPSLPVFELYDLRVSASGGLDDTTANAVKVVPTRKSSYYFVHITDLHLPTRIYYPDSGFDSDSTSVNDFRAVIDDINLINPEFVLLTGDLLNEGELEGFAGQHWFGWTQRLLEEFEVPCYVTIGNHDVGGWNATPPPQGSSRRNWWRYFGWPWLNNPDSNWPLHTQDYDFIYGDLHFIGLEAYDNYDNWRANIYGGQSFIYDQLYWLNQRLSMHPDKTRVLFHHYDFSEQLDLSALGIDLALWGHIHSNSGSISSYPYNLATRSVCNGNRAYRLVRVNGTQLQPLNTIYAGSNSQAVNVIWLPSNTAVADSVAAMFNNNQSVAFEHSLLKFRMPPGNWSYSVTNGTLLQVDCSDAENVCYVQVNLPAMQSRVVSVAAHPGTAAEDHLQPEFHLIRGTWPNPFTSQLNLDLDSRPNPPRVRVYNLRGARIRDLEVSPDGSRCVWDGTLESGQPAPAGIYLLRAESGPGLELRRVVKTR; from the coding sequence TTGAATCCCGTCACCGCGGGATGGCGTGGCTGGGGCAAAGCGGTTTTCCCTACCCTCCTGTTCCTGCTGCTGCTGGGTCCTGTGGCCGCGCTCAGCCCCTACAACGCTCTGGGCGACACCCTCACCCTGATCCAACTGCCCCTGCTCAACGTGCCGGCCATCCACATCCCTGGCGAAACCCTCACCATCACTTGCATCGCGCCGCCTTCCACCACCGGCTGGCAGGTGTGGCTGCGGCACAAACACAAGTCCGTGAACCTGGAACTGTTATCCAGCCAGTATCTGAACACTCCCGACCGCTGGGAGCTGCAGGCCGTGGTCCCCTCCCTGCCTGTGTTCGAGCTCTACGATCTGCGTGTTTCCGCCTCCGGCGGCCTCGACGACACCACCGCCAACGCCGTGAAAGTGGTGCCCACCCGCAAAAGCAGCTACTATTTCGTCCACATCACGGATCTCCATTTGCCCACCCGGATCTACTACCCGGACAGCGGCTTCGACAGTGACTCCACCTCCGTGAACGATTTCCGCGCCGTGATCGACGACATCAACCTCATCAATCCCGAATTCGTGCTTCTCACCGGCGATCTGCTCAACGAAGGCGAACTCGAAGGCTTTGCCGGACAGCACTGGTTTGGCTGGACCCAGCGCCTGCTGGAGGAATTTGAGGTCCCCTGCTACGTGACCATCGGCAACCACGACGTGGGTGGCTGGAACGCCACGCCGCCACCACAAGGCAGTTCGCGCCGCAACTGGTGGCGCTATTTCGGCTGGCCCTGGCTGAACAACCCCGATTCCAACTGGCCGCTGCACACCCAGGATTACGATTTCATCTACGGTGACCTCCACTTCATCGGTTTGGAGGCCTACGACAACTATGACAACTGGCGCGCCAACATCTACGGCGGGCAAAGCTTCATCTACGACCAGCTCTATTGGCTGAACCAGCGTCTGAGCATGCATCCGGACAAGACCAGGGTTCTCTTTCACCATTACGATTTCTCGGAGCAGCTGGACCTGTCCGCGCTGGGGATCGATCTTGCCCTCTGGGGCCACATCCATTCCAACAGCGGCTCGATCTCCTCGTATCCTTACAACCTTGCCACCCGCAGCGTTTGCAACGGCAACCGCGCCTACCGCCTGGTGAGGGTGAACGGCACCCAACTGCAGCCCCTGAACACCATCTACGCCGGCAGCAACTCCCAGGCGGTGAACGTGATCTGGTTACCCTCCAACACAGCTGTCGCCGATAGCGTGGCTGCCATGTTCAACAACAACCAGAGCGTGGCTTTCGAGCACAGCCTGCTCAAGTTTCGCATGCCGCCCGGGAACTGGTCTTACAGCGTCACCAACGGCACCCTGCTCCAGGTGGACTGTTCAGATGCCGAAAACGTCTGCTACGTGCAGGTGAACCTTCCCGCCATGCAAAGCCGCGTCGTGAGCGTGGCCGCCCATCCCGGAACCGCGGCCGAAGACCATTTGCAGCCGGAATTCCACCTCATCCGCGGCACCTGGCCCAATCCCTTCACAAGCCAACTCAACCTCGATCTGGATTCCCGCCCCAACCCACCCCGGGTGCGCGTCTACAATCTTCGCGGAGCCAGGATTCGAGACTTGGAGGTCTCCCCGGACGGCTCCCGCTGCGTTTGGGACGGCACTCTGGAATCCGGGCAACCCGCTCCGGCCGGCATCTATCTGCTGCGCGCGGAATCCGGCCCAGGCCTGGAACTGCGCCGGGTGGTCAAAACCCGCTGA
- a CDS encoding trypsin-like peptidase domain-containing protein, translating to MRTSTAIVLALVVLILNAGITLVLINQKGFNLLPEPTAKVAVSDNQRHNEITAAVQAVEPAVVSVNVTKVQYVRRFSGFSFFDFFGDIPMQRQVESIGSGVIYDPQGLIVTNAHVVQGASEITVVLPDKREFPAVLVGIDDVHDIAKLRITGSNLPVAKLGSAKNLMIGEWAIALGNPYGFMMSDPKPTVSVGVISALNRSFEPQEGRSYRGMIQTDAAVNPGNSGGPLVNIKGEVIGINTFIVSETGGNIGIGFAIPMDQVSSILGGL from the coding sequence ATGAGAACTTCCACCGCCATAGTTTTGGCCCTGGTGGTGCTGATCCTGAACGCCGGCATCACCCTCGTCCTGATCAACCAAAAGGGCTTCAACCTCCTGCCCGAACCAACCGCGAAGGTCGCTGTCTCCGATAACCAGCGCCACAACGAGATCACCGCCGCCGTTCAGGCCGTGGAACCCGCAGTGGTGAGCGTCAACGTGACCAAGGTCCAGTATGTGCGCCGCTTTTCGGGCTTCAGCTTCTTCGATTTCTTTGGTGATATCCCCATGCAGCGCCAGGTTGAGAGCATCGGCAGCGGGGTCATTTACGATCCCCAGGGCCTGATCGTCACGAACGCCCATGTGGTGCAGGGCGCTTCCGAGATCACCGTCGTGCTGCCCGACAAACGGGAGTTTCCAGCCGTTCTGGTGGGCATCGACGACGTTCACGACATCGCCAAGCTCCGGATCACCGGCTCCAATCTGCCCGTGGCTAAGCTCGGCAGCGCCAAAAACCTCATGATCGGCGAGTGGGCCATCGCGCTGGGAAATCCCTACGGTTTCATGATGAGCGATCCCAAACCGACCGTTTCCGTGGGCGTGATCTCCGCTCTGAACCGCAGTTTTGAACCCCAGGAAGGACGCAGCTACCGCGGCATGATCCAAACCGACGCCGCCGTCAATCCCGGCAACAGCGGCGGCCCGCTGGTGAATATCAAGGGCGAGGTGATCGGCATCAACACCTTCATCGTATCTGAAACCGGCGGCAATATCGGCATCGGTTTCGCCATTCCCATGGACCAGGTGAGCTCGATCCTGGGCGGCCTTTGA
- a CDS encoding DUF116 domain-containing protein produces MKDQDQYLSVVKFPAFVSLSLLVISAVYLGLVYFLLQKPATVPYLVRGLLIVLLVAIVFMVFTWVRTLMSTHIRIKSRLMSRLSKWMLTHVFYPLARAVGSITFSSRNVLTESFLNFNNEIVLTDQKDVRNSNILVLLPHCLQKDDCTVRITTDIINCEECGGCDIATIKKLVEQQKVEAAVATGGSLARKLIQDKKPNVIVAVACHRDLLEGLRDAWQYPIYAVLNERPKGPCHETTVSIASIEFAIKKFK; encoded by the coding sequence ATGAAAGATCAGGACCAATATCTGTCCGTAGTCAAATTCCCCGCCTTTGTCAGTCTCAGCCTGCTTGTCATCAGCGCCGTCTATCTCGGCCTGGTCTATTTTCTGCTGCAGAAACCGGCAACGGTGCCATATCTGGTGCGCGGTTTGCTGATCGTTTTGCTGGTCGCGATCGTGTTCATGGTTTTCACTTGGGTGAGGACCCTGATGTCCACCCATATCCGCATCAAATCACGCCTGATGAGCCGGCTTAGCAAATGGATGCTCACCCACGTGTTTTACCCCCTGGCCCGCGCTGTGGGCTCCATCACCTTTTCCTCGCGGAACGTGCTCACGGAATCCTTTCTCAATTTCAACAATGAGATCGTGCTCACAGACCAGAAGGACGTGCGCAATTCCAACATCCTGGTGCTGCTGCCGCACTGCCTGCAAAAGGACGATTGCACCGTTCGCATCACCACGGACATCATCAATTGCGAAGAATGCGGCGGCTGCGACATCGCCACCATCAAGAAGCTGGTGGAGCAGCAAAAAGTGGAGGCGGCCGTGGCCACCGGAGGTTCGCTGGCCCGCAAGCTCATTCAGGATAAAAAACCCAACGTGATCGTGGCTGTGGCCTGTCACCGCGACCTTTTGGAAGGCCTGCGCGACGCCTGGCAGTATCCCATCTACGCGGTTCTGAACGAACGGCCCAAAGGACCCTGCCACGAAACCACCGTCAGCATCGCCAGCATCGAATTCGCCATCAAAAAATTCAAGTAG
- the fmt gene encoding methionyl-tRNA formyltransferase has product MRVIFAGSSAFGMPSLQMLQARNAPLLIISPPDKAAGRDLRRQPCPVAKHARQSGLDLFQPEDVNAPDSLARIRAFAPDLLVTASYGGLIRRELRKLPRFGAVNLHPSLLPQYRGATPIQSALLNGDTLTGVSIFRLNARLDAGPILMQHQVLITETDDFGSLHERLANLSALMLRNLMPQLESGSCEAMAQDDSAASYTRKLGKEDLDLDWYKPATEVLNQIRAFSPQPGAQAWLRGKPLKILAAQLVPEPASGAPGTLAALVKNTGFEVNCGAQRLLLTRVQAAGKKVMDAWAWQLGARLASGDSFSQPQTSQPSNPLREEE; this is encoded by the coding sequence ATGCGCGTCATCTTTGCCGGCAGTTCAGCCTTTGGGATGCCTTCCCTGCAAATGCTTCAAGCGCGGAATGCTCCACTGCTGATCATCAGCCCGCCGGACAAGGCGGCCGGCCGCGATCTGCGCCGCCAGCCCTGTCCAGTGGCGAAACATGCCCGCCAGAGTGGACTGGATCTGTTTCAGCCTGAGGATGTGAACGCTCCGGACAGCCTGGCCCGGATCCGGGCATTCGCTCCCGATCTGCTGGTCACGGCTTCCTATGGCGGCCTGATCAGGCGTGAGCTGAGGAAGTTGCCCCGCTTCGGAGCTGTGAACCTGCATCCTTCGCTGCTGCCCCAATATCGCGGCGCGACGCCCATCCAGAGCGCTTTGCTGAATGGCGATACCCTCACCGGGGTCAGCATTTTCCGCCTCAACGCCCGGCTGGACGCAGGGCCGATCCTGATGCAGCATCAAGTGCTCATAACTGAAACAGACGATTTCGGCAGCCTGCACGAAAGGCTGGCCAATCTCTCAGCCCTGATGCTGCGAAACCTCATGCCCCAGTTGGAAAGCGGGTCCTGTGAAGCTATGGCCCAAGACGACTCCGCGGCCAGCTACACCCGCAAACTGGGCAAAGAGGACCTCGATCTGGACTGGTATAAACCCGCGACTGAGGTTCTAAACCAAATCCGGGCTTTTTCACCCCAGCCTGGGGCCCAGGCCTGGCTGCGAGGAAAACCTCTCAAGATCCTGGCTGCCCAACTGGTGCCGGAACCCGCCAGCGGAGCGCCCGGAACTTTGGCCGCCCTGGTAAAGAACACCGGATTTGAGGTGAATTGCGGCGCCCAGCGTTTGCTGCTCACCCGGGTGCAAGCCGCCGGAAAAAAGGTCATGGACGCCTGGGCCTGGCAGCTCGGGGCGCGTTTGGCCAGCGGCGACAGTTTCTCTCAACCCCAAACCTCTCAACCCTCAAACCCCCTTCGGGAGGAAGAATGA
- the def gene encoding peptide deformylase, which produces MSRSPKLLDIRIYGDNVLRLRAAEVEAIDDELRQFAEDLTHTMYKRDGVGLAAPQTGVSKRVVVVDPHWSKDGASREPLVMINPEIESSEGETETEEGCISVPGIYARVLRPDRISVSFTDLSGERRLMKLVGYPAVVVQHEYDHLNGILFVDRLGTVAKLKVKRKLKDIERKAVNGVNLRGED; this is translated from the coding sequence ATGTCCCGCAGCCCCAAACTTCTGGATATCCGCATCTACGGCGATAACGTGCTGCGCCTCAGGGCCGCGGAAGTTGAAGCCATCGACGACGAGCTGCGCCAGTTCGCCGAGGACCTCACCCACACCATGTACAAACGTGACGGGGTGGGCCTGGCGGCGCCGCAGACCGGCGTAAGCAAACGCGTCGTGGTGGTGGACCCGCACTGGAGCAAAGACGGCGCCAGCCGCGAACCACTGGTGATGATCAACCCCGAGATCGAATCCAGCGAAGGCGAAACCGAAACGGAAGAAGGCTGCATCAGCGTTCCCGGCATCTACGCGCGGGTGCTGCGGCCCGACCGGATCAGCGTTTCCTTCACCGACCTCAGCGGCGAGCGCCGGCTGATGAAGCTGGTGGGCTACCCGGCTGTGGTGGTCCAGCATGAATATGACCATCTGAACGGCATCCTGTTTGTGGACCGCCTTGGCACCGTGGCCAAACTAAAGGTGAAACGCAAGCTCAAGGATATCGAACGCAAGGCCGTGAACGGGGTCAACCTCCGCGGTGAGGACTGA
- the yajC gene encoding preprotein translocase subunit YajC: MLYTLLMTGAGGATSTGGTSNPLMSFLPIIIMFALLYFLMIMPQQKKQKELQKMLDSLQVNDRVITTSGIYGRVATIKPDKNTVVIEIDETNHVRVEFQRGAVAAIVTGETNAVQS; this comes from the coding sequence ATGCTGTACACACTACTAATGACCGGAGCCGGCGGAGCCACAAGCACTGGTGGGACCAGCAATCCGCTGATGTCCTTTTTGCCCATCATCATCATGTTTGCCCTGCTCTATTTCCTCATGATCATGCCCCAGCAAAAGAAGCAGAAAGAACTGCAGAAGATGCTGGACAGCCTGCAGGTGAACGACAGGGTAATCACCACTTCCGGCATCTACGGCCGCGTCGCGACCATCAAGCCGGACAAAAACACCGTCGTGATCGAGATCGACGAAACCAACCACGTGCGGGTTGAATTTCAGCGCGGAGCCGTTGCCGCGATCGTCACCGGGGAAACCAACGCCGTCCAGTCCTGA
- a CDS encoding phosphatidylglycerophosphatase A, with the protein MIARRLSPITFLATLLGVGFIPFAPGTFGTLFAAGVYLLLPSSLFGGQGWWWLGGGLLLVSAAAVWISGRAEKTLGHDAPAIVIDEFCGYFVAVLLLPKSPLLALYAFVLFRVFDIAKPFPINLSQRLRGGWGIVIDDLIAGVYANLVIQLIKILKPSFFGS; encoded by the coding sequence ATGATTGCCCGGCGTCTCAGCCCGATCACTTTTTTGGCCACACTTTTGGGCGTGGGTTTCATCCCCTTCGCCCCCGGCACTTTTGGCACCCTGTTTGCCGCGGGGGTCTATCTGCTGCTGCCCTCCAGCCTCTTTGGCGGGCAGGGCTGGTGGTGGCTGGGTGGAGGCCTGCTGCTGGTGTCCGCGGCGGCGGTCTGGATCAGCGGCCGGGCCGAAAAAACCCTGGGCCACGATGCCCCGGCCATCGTGATCGACGAGTTTTGCGGCTATTTCGTGGCCGTGCTGCTGCTGCCGAAATCACCGCTGCTGGCCCTCTACGCCTTTGTTCTGTTTCGGGTTTTCGACATCGCCAAACCCTTTCCCATAAACCTTTCGCAGCGCCTGCGCGGCGGCTGGGGCATCGTGATCGACGACCTCATCGCCGGGGTGTACGCGAATCTGGTGATCCAACTCATAAAAATACTGAAGCCAAGTTTCTTTGGCTCATAG